From Prevotella melaninogenica, the proteins below share one genomic window:
- a CDS encoding glycoside hydrolase family 2 TIM barrel-domain containing protein — translation MHKQFLIGLLLSSLTAAPIQADDYPAGGYLFGQATAPTGNEWQSPGALGYNKLPARALFSSFSSVDEARKVLPEFAKDYLSLNGEWSFHFSKNPDERPKDFFTKGYDDSKWDRLQVPVSWNMAGIQKDGTLKYGVPIYVNQWVIFKYNIEPGDWKKGVMREPPKNYTTYEYRNEVGSFRRSFDIPTTWDGKEVYLNFDGVDSFFYLWINGRYVGFSKNSRNTAQFDITPYITKGKNEVAVEVYRSSDGSFLEAQDMFRLPGIFRNVSVTATPKVHIADVKAIPSYTDGKGTVNLNTTLQNLTTKNAKDLHLRWSIYKNRLFADDNELVATFEDAKAKTVCNSKGQTDVRQTLTVNNAAAWTAEEPNVYVLVGELMQGKKVVETISFQTGFRTVEIKDTPASQDEFGLAGRYYYINGKPVKLKGVNRHDTNPLTGKVISREQMENEIMLMKRANINHVRTSHYPNDPYFYYLCNKYGIYLESEANIESHEYFYGKASLSHVPEFQAAHVDRVMAMTHQLVNQPSIVIWSLGNEAGPGHNFVVAYDSLKAYDASRPVQYERNNDIVDMGSNQYPSIAWTRDAVKGKMGIKYPFHISEYAHSMGNAVGNLVDYWEAMESTNFFMGGAIWDWIDQSMYNYTKDGKRYLAYGGDFGDTPNDGQFVMNGVIFGDETPKPQYYEVKKVYQYIGTSWKDAKTATLDVFNKNYYSDDLSGYAMSYSLSADGVTVKKGDLDLGSVPARSHKSITIAGLNEGLDPNKEYLLHITYRLKHDMPWAKAGYVQAEEQLPVQVAAARPAIAAAGKVNMSAVKDNKIVFSGKTFTTTFDLTKGTIYNLQYDGKTIIADGCGPELNAFRAWVNNDNWAYEGWYANGLNNLQHKCTNYTTHANADGSVSVVFNVESQAPYAYRLEGGNANWKKLIEYKEKPFGKDDFRFNTQVVYTIFPDGSIESESAITSNKPNLTLAKLGYTVRVPKALSLLNYYGRGTVDNYPDRKTGQMIGIYEQQDVEDEFVAFPKPQDTGNHQDTRWLSLTGNDGGDALYGAVFVAKDKMSFSALPWSDNTIAMANHPHELPQSEYTYLHLDMAITGLGGNSCGQGGPLLRDRVMATPHTFGYMIRPMNSVKTNDLVSNANVSLNGATPLTIVRDGEGNVTINANGAKGDIYYCVNDSKKAVKYTGPVSLRNGGTISAWTKENDWLVASQTFSRIESIPLSVVFASSQESGEGDASHLTDGNPSSYWHTMYSVTVANYPHWVDFDCGGMKTIKGFTYLPRQDSNNGNIKKYSILVSNDGKTWGKAVAEGEFENNRKEKTILLTTPVKARFVRLTALSEQSGQDFATGAEFKVLEK, via the coding sequence ATGCATAAACAATTTTTAATCGGTTTATTATTATCGTCATTAACAGCTGCGCCTATACAGGCTGATGACTATCCTGCTGGAGGCTATCTCTTCGGTCAGGCAACAGCACCAACTGGTAATGAATGGCAGTCACCTGGTGCACTGGGTTATAACAAGTTGCCAGCTCGTGCGCTATTCTCTTCTTTCTCATCGGTTGATGAGGCAAGAAAAGTATTGCCAGAGTTTGCTAAGGATTACCTTTCTCTCAACGGAGAATGGAGTTTCCACTTCTCAAAGAACCCCGATGAACGTCCAAAAGACTTCTTCACAAAGGGGTATGATGACAGCAAGTGGGACCGTCTGCAGGTGCCAGTAAGTTGGAATATGGCAGGTATTCAGAAAGATGGAACACTGAAGTATGGTGTGCCAATCTATGTAAATCAGTGGGTTATTTTCAAATATAACATCGAACCGGGCGACTGGAAGAAGGGCGTTATGCGTGAACCGCCAAAGAACTACACCACTTACGAATATCGTAATGAGGTAGGTTCGTTTAGAAGAAGCTTTGATATTCCAACTACTTGGGACGGTAAGGAAGTCTACCTCAACTTTGATGGTGTAGACTCATTTTTCTATTTGTGGATCAACGGTCGTTATGTAGGCTTCTCAAAGAACTCACGCAATACGGCACAATTCGATATTACCCCTTATATCACTAAGGGAAAGAATGAGGTAGCAGTAGAGGTTTATCGTTCGTCAGACGGTAGTTTCCTCGAGGCACAGGATATGTTCCGCTTGCCAGGTATCTTCCGTAATGTCAGCGTAACAGCTACTCCGAAGGTACATATTGCTGATGTGAAGGCTATCCCTTCCTATACAGACGGCAAGGGTACTGTAAACCTTAACACAACACTGCAGAACCTCACTACAAAGAATGCGAAAGACTTACATCTGCGTTGGAGTATCTATAAGAACAGACTCTTTGCTGATGACAACGAGTTGGTGGCAACCTTCGAGGATGCAAAGGCAAAGACTGTTTGTAACAGTAAGGGACAGACTGACGTTCGACAGACACTCACTGTGAACAATGCGGCAGCATGGACAGCAGAAGAGCCAAATGTCTATGTTCTCGTTGGTGAGTTGATGCAGGGAAAGAAGGTAGTTGAAACGATAAGTTTCCAAACTGGTTTCCGTACTGTTGAGATTAAGGATACACCAGCAAGTCAGGACGAGTTCGGTTTGGCAGGAAGATATTATTATATCAATGGTAAGCCAGTGAAACTCAAGGGTGTGAACCGCCACGATACCAACCCATTGACAGGTAAGGTTATCTCTCGTGAGCAGATGGAAAATGAGATTATGCTGATGAAGCGTGCGAACATTAACCACGTGCGTACCTCTCATTATCCTAACGACCCTTACTTCTATTATCTCTGCAATAAATATGGTATCTACTTGGAGAGCGAGGCAAACATTGAGAGTCATGAGTACTTCTATGGTAAGGCGTCGCTTTCACATGTGCCAGAGTTCCAAGCAGCACACGTTGATCGTGTAATGGCAATGACTCACCAGCTTGTTAACCAGCCTTCAATCGTTATCTGGAGTTTGGGTAATGAGGCAGGACCGGGTCATAACTTCGTTGTAGCCTACGACTCTCTGAAGGCTTACGATGCTTCAAGACCAGTACAGTATGAACGCAACAATGACATCGTGGACATGGGTTCTAACCAGTATCCAAGTATTGCATGGACTCGCGATGCGGTGAAGGGTAAGATGGGTATCAAGTATCCTTTCCATATCTCAGAGTATGCCCATTCAATGGGTAACGCTGTAGGTAACCTCGTTGACTATTGGGAGGCAATGGAGTCTACGAACTTCTTTATGGGTGGTGCTATCTGGGACTGGATTGACCAGAGTATGTACAACTACACAAAGGACGGCAAGCGTTACCTCGCTTATGGTGGTGACTTCGGTGATACGCCTAACGATGGACAGTTTGTTATGAATGGTGTTATCTTCGGTGATGAGACTCCAAAACCACAGTATTATGAGGTGAAGAAGGTGTATCAGTATATTGGAACAAGCTGGAAGGACGCTAAGACAGCTACTTTAGATGTATTCAATAAGAACTACTACTCTGATGATCTCAGTGGTTATGCAATGTCTTATAGCCTGAGCGCTGATGGTGTAACCGTTAAGAAGGGCGACCTTGACCTCGGTAGTGTACCAGCAAGAAGTCATAAGAGCATTACAATCGCAGGACTCAACGAGGGTCTTGACCCAAATAAGGAGTACCTCCTCCACATTACCTATCGTCTCAAGCATGACATGCCATGGGCAAAGGCAGGATATGTTCAGGCTGAAGAGCAGTTGCCTGTACAGGTAGCAGCGGCTCGTCCAGCTATCGCTGCAGCAGGTAAGGTGAATATGTCTGCCGTAAAGGATAATAAGATAGTCTTCTCTGGCAAGACCTTCACAACGACATTCGACCTCACAAAGGGTACGATTTATAACCTTCAGTATGATGGTAAGACTATCATTGCAGACGGTTGTGGACCAGAGTTGAACGCTTTCCGTGCATGGGTTAACAATGACAACTGGGCTTACGAAGGATGGTATGCAAATGGTTTGAACAACCTACAGCACAAGTGTACTAACTATACAACCCACGCAAATGCTGACGGTTCTGTTTCTGTTGTGTTCAATGTTGAGTCACAGGCACCTTATGCTTATCGCCTTGAGGGTGGTAATGCCAACTGGAAGAAGCTCATCGAATACAAGGAAAAGCCATTCGGTAAGGATGATTTCCGCTTCAATACGCAGGTGGTTTACACCATCTTCCCTGACGGTAGCATTGAGAGCGAGAGCGCAATAACAAGCAATAAGCCTAATCTGACACTCGCTAAGTTAGGTTATACCGTACGTGTTCCAAAGGCACTCAGCTTGTTGAATTACTATGGTCGTGGTACAGTTGACAACTATCCAGACCGTAAGACAGGTCAGATGATTGGTATCTATGAGCAACAGGATGTTGAGGATGAGTTCGTTGCCTTCCCTAAGCCACAGGATACGGGTAACCATCAGGATACTCGTTGGCTCTCACTTACAGGCAATGATGGCGGCGATGCCCTCTATGGTGCTGTCTTCGTGGCTAAGGATAAGATGAGCTTCTCTGCGCTTCCTTGGTCGGATAACACCATCGCAATGGCTAACCATCCACACGAATTACCTCAGAGCGAATATACTTATTTGCATCTTGACATGGCAATCACTGGTCTTGGTGGTAACAGTTGTGGACAGGGTGGTCCGTTATTGCGCGACCGTGTTATGGCAACGCCACACACCTTCGGTTACATGATTCGTCCGATGAACTCTGTTAAGACCAACGACCTCGTTAGCAATGCGAATGTAAGTCTGAATGGTGCCACACCACTTACCATCGTACGTGACGGTGAGGGCAATGTGACAATCAATGCAAATGGTGCGAAGGGTGATATCTACTATTGTGTTAATGACAGCAAGAAGGCTGTGAAGTACACTGGTCCTGTTAGCTTGCGCAATGGTGGTACGATTTCAGCTTGGACAAAGGAGAATGATTGGCTCGTAGCTTCTCAGACCTTCTCACGCATTGAGAGCATCCCATTGTCAGTAGTCTTCGCTTCAAGTCAGGAGAGTGGTGAGGGTGATGCAAGCCACCTTACCGATGGAAATCCAAGCAGCTACTGGCACACAATGTACTCTGTTACTGTGGCAAACTACCCACACTGGGTTGACTTTGACTGTGGTGGCATGAAGACTATCAAGGGCTTCACCTACCTCCCACGTCAGGACAGTAACAATGGTAACATCAAGAAGTACAGCATTCTGGTAAGCAATGACGGCAAGACATGGGGTAAGGCTGTTGCTGAAGGTGAGTTTGAGAACAACAGAAAGGAAAAGACTATCCTCCTCACCACACCAGTTAAGGCTCGCTTCGTTCGTCTGACAGCCCTCAGCGAACAGTCTGGTCAGGACTTTGCAACAGGTGCTGAGTTTAAAGTGTTGGAGAAGTAA
- a CDS encoding YiiX/YebB-like N1pC/P60 family cysteine hydrolase, translating to MKKFKTIIMLLLVAIALYAQRTPRVTNDFKEGDLIFQVSQSRQSPFIQLATNSPWSHCGVIVEKEGKPYVLEASNVVKLTPLKKWIDRGKMGRYKRRRVLNKPVKIKYAKYLGKRYDLAFKFNNDKYYCSELIYDIYKDQFGIQLATPKPIKSYHIFGLGKLMKRRGMDPNQKVVAPCDLL from the coding sequence ATGAAAAAGTTTAAGACAATAATCATGTTGCTATTGGTTGCTATTGCATTATATGCGCAGCGAACTCCAAGAGTGACGAATGATTTTAAGGAGGGAGACTTAATCTTTCAAGTATCGCAAAGTCGTCAGTCACCTTTTATTCAATTAGCAACTAATTCTCCGTGGTCACATTGTGGTGTGATTGTAGAGAAGGAAGGAAAACCCTATGTGCTTGAAGCTTCTAATGTTGTCAAGCTCACTCCACTTAAGAAATGGATTGATAGGGGTAAGATGGGAAGGTATAAGAGAAGACGAGTACTGAACAAACCTGTCAAAATTAAGTACGCTAAATACCTTGGTAAGCGTTATGATTTAGCCTTTAAGTTTAATAATGACAAGTACTATTGTTCAGAACTTATATATGACATCTATAAGGATCAGTTTGGTATTCAACTCGCTACGCCCAAGCCTATCAAGTCTTATCATATCTTCGGACTTGGTAAACTAATGAAAAGACGTGGTATGGACCCAAATCAGAAAGTCGTTGCTCCTTGTGACTTGTTATAG
- the nrdG gene encoding anaerobic ribonucleoside-triphosphate reductase activating protein, producing the protein MLRYINTDIVFQEFPDEVTLAINISGCPCRCPGCHSQFLWANRGDELTTEALSALIHGAKDTITCVGFMGGDGDPAAVDLLAKYVQECHHGLKVGWYTGRTAISPLINQQHFDYIKVGPYLRHLGGLDSPRTNQRMYRRCTDGSFEDITSRFWKHQTESSL; encoded by the coding sequence ATGCTTCGTTATATCAATACAGATATTGTCTTTCAGGAGTTTCCCGATGAGGTGACGCTTGCCATTAATATTTCGGGATGTCCGTGTCGTTGTCCGGGCTGTCATAGTCAGTTCTTGTGGGCAAATAGGGGAGATGAATTGACGACTGAAGCATTGTCTGCACTGATTCATGGTGCGAAAGATACCATTACTTGTGTGGGTTTTATGGGGGGCGATGGTGACCCAGCGGCAGTTGACCTGCTTGCAAAATATGTCCAAGAATGTCACCACGGATTGAAGGTTGGTTGGTACACAGGGCGCACAGCAATCTCTCCGCTCATCAATCAACAGCATTTCGACTATATCAAAGTGGGCCCCTACCTCCGCCATTTGGGTGGACTCGATTCCCCACGTACTAACCAACGAATGTACCGCCGCTGCACAGATGGAAGCTTTGAGGATATCACTTCCCGCTTTTGGAAACATCAGACAGAGAGTAGCTTATAA
- a CDS encoding DNA recombination protein RmuC: MAIIYLLLGIIIGASIMLLWMKNKSTQEQKNVSEQLAVLRSQLETERKNVDERIAVVKENALQQLEAERKHGEQLRNELQKQAEAKNRLLQEEVRNMAAQMLDESREKMNTTDKERLDALLSPLKERLESFNQTVTNNSKENTANKTEIKTTFEEAMKRLHAEQELTIKAMREDQERAVKELREQTERIGNDAASLTQALKGDSKMQGDWGEMILDKTLEDCGLIQGQQYFLQENYKDKDGNNFRPDAVIVFPNEERAVIDAKVSLTAYQAAIREENATERERYLKEHVSSIKKHVDELSAKNYEKLVPGCIGFVLMFVPYESGYSAALKTDPSILQYAYRKHIIILSPSNLLMALQLTHTMWQNFRMTKNVEEILHQSNELFDKFVTFAETFVKLGADIERLQQDFSRAKGQLNEGKGNIVRRLEGLKTLGISPKKQIPESL, from the coding sequence ATGGCAATAATTTATCTACTTCTCGGCATCATCATCGGTGCAAGCATTATGCTCCTCTGGATGAAGAACAAATCAACACAGGAACAGAAGAATGTTAGTGAGCAATTAGCTGTCCTCCGTAGTCAACTTGAAACAGAACGAAAGAATGTTGACGAGCGTATTGCGGTGGTGAAAGAGAATGCTTTGCAGCAGCTTGAGGCAGAGCGAAAGCATGGCGAACAGCTACGCAACGAACTCCAGAAGCAGGCTGAAGCGAAGAACCGACTCTTACAAGAAGAGGTGCGCAATATGGCTGCACAGATGTTGGATGAGAGTCGGGAGAAGATGAATACGACTGATAAAGAACGTTTGGATGCTCTCCTCTCGCCGCTAAAAGAGCGTTTAGAGTCCTTTAATCAGACTGTTACAAATAACAGCAAGGAGAATACTGCCAATAAAACAGAGATTAAAACGACCTTTGAGGAGGCGATGAAACGTCTTCATGCGGAGCAGGAACTGACCATCAAGGCGATGCGTGAGGATCAAGAACGGGCAGTAAAGGAACTGCGTGAACAGACGGAACGTATTGGTAATGACGCTGCTTCGCTCACACAAGCCCTTAAAGGTGACTCTAAGATGCAGGGCGATTGGGGTGAGATGATTCTCGATAAGACGTTGGAAGACTGCGGTCTTATTCAGGGGCAACAGTATTTTCTGCAAGAGAACTACAAGGACAAGGATGGTAATAACTTCCGACCAGATGCCGTGATAGTCTTTCCGAATGAAGAACGTGCCGTGATAGATGCTAAGGTTTCACTGACAGCTTATCAGGCAGCAATCAGAGAAGAGAATGCCACGGAGCGTGAACGCTATTTGAAGGAACATGTTTCCTCAATCAAGAAGCATGTCGACGAACTGTCGGCTAAGAACTACGAGAAACTTGTACCGGGCTGTATCGGCTTTGTACTGATGTTCGTCCCTTACGAAAGTGGCTATTCTGCTGCTTTGAAGACCGATCCATCTATCTTGCAATACGCTTATCGTAAGCATATTATCATTCTGAGTCCAAGCAATCTTCTCATGGCTTTACAGTTGACACACACGATGTGGCAGAACTTCCGTATGACAAAGAATGTAGAGGAAATCCTCCACCAATCAAACGAACTCTTCGATAAGTTCGTCACCTTTGCAGAGACTTTCGTAAAGTTAGGTGCCGACATCGAACGCCTACAGCAGGATTTCAGCAGGGCGAAGGGTCAGCTAAACGAGGGTAAGGGTAACATCGTTCGCCGATTAGAAGGATTAAAAACATTAGGTATCAGTCCGAAGAAACAGATTCCGGAGAGCCTGTAA
- a CDS encoding MerR family transcriptional regulator, producing MEIIAVESQAYQDLIDRLNRIEQYVERTSRLIQDIDDELEMTTKDLIGTLNVSESTLYRWRKKQLVRYRYTKGGDVRYFFKSIVIATKCNRLRVSGMRNDEILGRLNRFKDNLIMSSCINPKNRQL from the coding sequence ATGGAAATAATCGCAGTGGAGAGCCAGGCTTATCAGGATTTGATAGACAGGCTCAATAGAATTGAGCAGTATGTTGAACGCACCTCCCGTCTTATTCAAGACATTGACGACGAGCTGGAGATGACAACCAAAGACCTTATCGGGACTCTGAATGTTTCAGAGTCCACACTTTACCGCTGGCGCAAGAAACAGTTGGTACGGTATCGCTACACGAAGGGTGGCGATGTACGATACTTCTTCAAGTCTATCGTGATAGCCACGAAGTGTAACCGGCTCCGCGTATCAGGTATGAGAAACGATGAGATTCTTGGTCGGCTCAACCGTTTCAAGGACAATCTCATCATGAGTTCATGTATTAATCCTAAAAACCGACAACTATGA
- a CDS encoding helix-turn-helix domain-containing protein, translating into MPYIDYKTEDTWQKRLFDKLISVEDKLDRLLVLQDQSVDTTVHPPLKPEYLDIINVSKILKVEQKTIYNWVWAGKIPYLKANGRLLFLREEIDEMVRKRDGW; encoded by the coding sequence ATGCCGTACATAGATTATAAAACCGAAGACACTTGGCAAAAACGCCTGTTCGACAAGCTGATAAGCGTCGAGGATAAACTCGACCGCCTGCTTGTCCTGCAGGATCAATCTGTTGACACAACCGTCCATCCTCCCCTGAAACCGGAATATCTGGATATCATAAATGTATCCAAGATACTCAAAGTAGAACAAAAGACCATCTATAATTGGGTGTGGGCAGGAAAAATTCCCTATCTCAAAGCAAATGGCAGGTTACTTTTCCTTCGGGAAGAAATTGATGAAATGGTACGAAAGCGAGATGGTTGGTAA